A window of the Thalassospira sp. TSL5-1 genome harbors these coding sequences:
- a CDS encoding branched-chain amino acid ABC transporter substrate-binding protein, protein MSKTKLGLLATASALVLSMGAAKADITIATVGPMTGPYAAFGEQMRQGATKAIEDINAAGGVNGEKLVLEVGDDACDPKQAVAVANQLVSKDVALVAGHFCSGSSIPASEVYNEEGIIQISPASTNPQLTERGLDNVFRVCGRDDQQGEVAGKYLAKNFADKRIAIVHDKQAYSKGLADETKKFLNEAGVEEVMYEAITPGEKDYSALVTKLKSENVDVLYYGGYHTELGLIVRQMRAQGMDTLAMSGDAINTLEYWSITGDSGAGTMFTAGPALEKDPRNADLVKYFETKGYKPEGYTLYTYGAIQAWAQAASKAGTTDFEPVVKELKSGDKFDTVLGSISFDSKGDVAAPGYVFYKWENGSYDYAD, encoded by the coding sequence ATGTCGAAAACCAAGCTTGGCCTTCTGGCAACTGCATCTGCGCTTGTCCTGTCGATGGGGGCGGCAAAGGCTGACATCACCATTGCAACTGTCGGCCCGATGACTGGTCCGTATGCTGCATTTGGTGAACAGATGCGTCAGGGTGCAACCAAAGCTATTGAAGACATCAACGCAGCCGGTGGTGTTAATGGTGAAAAGCTGGTTCTGGAAGTTGGCGATGATGCCTGCGATCCTAAGCAGGCTGTTGCTGTTGCCAACCAGTTGGTGAGCAAGGATGTTGCTCTGGTTGCCGGTCACTTCTGTTCGGGTTCGTCTATCCCGGCATCTGAAGTGTACAATGAAGAAGGCATTATTCAGATTTCACCGGCATCGACCAATCCGCAACTGACCGAACGTGGCCTTGATAACGTATTTCGCGTTTGTGGCCGTGACGATCAGCAGGGCGAAGTTGCCGGCAAATATCTGGCGAAAAATTTCGCTGACAAGCGCATTGCCATCGTTCATGACAAACAGGCTTATTCCAAGGGGCTTGCGGACGAAACCAAGAAGTTCCTCAATGAGGCAGGCGTTGAGGAAGTGATGTATGAAGCCATCACTCCGGGTGAAAAAGACTATTCGGCCTTGGTGACAAAGCTGAAGTCTGAAAATGTCGATGTGCTTTATTACGGTGGCTATCATACCGAACTTGGTTTGATCGTGCGTCAGATGCGTGCCCAGGGCATGGATACGCTGGCAATGTCAGGGGATGCCATCAATACCCTTGAATATTGGTCCATCACGGGTGATTCCGGTGCGGGCACCATGTTCACGGCGGGGCCGGCGCTTGAAAAAGATCCGCGCAACGCGGACCTCGTCAAATACTTTGAAACCAAAGGCTACAAGCCGGAAGGTTACACCCTCTATACCTATGGTGCGATCCAGGCTTGGGCCCAGGCTGCGAGCAAAGCCGGTACCACCGACTTTGAACCGGTTGTAAAAGAACTCAAGAGCGGTGACAAATTTGATACCGTCCTAGGTTCGATCTCCTTTGACTCCAAGGGGGACGTTGCAGCACCAGGTTATGTTTTCTATAAATGGGAAAATGGCAGCTACGACTATGCCGATTAA
- a CDS encoding O-acetylhomoserine aminocarboxypropyltransferase/cysteine synthase family protein — protein sequence MTDSKNPETIVLHAGYRADPTTGSVAVPIYQTTSYQFRDTQHAADLFALKELGNIYTRLMNPTNDVLEQRITALEGGAAAVAVASGQSASTFAILNIAQAGDNIVSSTDLYGGTWNLFANTFKQMGIEVRFADPSDPENFRKLADDKTRAFYAETLPNPKLHVFPLREVANIGDELGIPLVVDNTAAPVLCRPIEHGAAIVMYSTTKFIAGHGTSVGGIVVDSGRFDWEKHAKRFPLLNQPDPSYHGAVWTEAVKPIGPVAYAIKLRCTLLRDVGAAASPLSSFQIIQGMETLPLRMERHCENANKVAVFLKDHPKVAKVIHPSLQEGETRRRADAYLNGGFGSLMGFELKEGRTAGEKFINSLKLFYHVANIGDTRSLAIHPATTTHSQLSESELAASGVSESYVRLSIGIEHIDDILADLKQALDAS from the coding sequence ATGACCGACAGTAAAAACCCGGAAACAATAGTCCTGCACGCAGGTTATCGTGCCGATCCGACCACCGGCTCGGTTGCCGTGCCAATTTATCAGACAACCAGCTATCAGTTCCGCGATACGCAGCACGCCGCAGACCTGTTTGCCCTGAAAGAACTGGGCAACATTTACACCCGCCTGATGAACCCGACCAATGATGTCCTGGAACAGCGCATAACAGCCCTTGAAGGTGGCGCCGCCGCCGTTGCAGTGGCATCGGGCCAGTCGGCCTCGACCTTTGCGATTCTGAACATTGCCCAGGCAGGCGACAATATTGTCAGCTCAACCGACCTTTATGGCGGAACCTGGAACCTGTTTGCCAATACCTTCAAGCAGATGGGCATTGAAGTCCGTTTTGCCGATCCGTCAGACCCGGAAAACTTCCGCAAACTGGCCGATGACAAAACCCGCGCCTTCTATGCCGAAACCCTGCCCAACCCGAAACTGCATGTTTTTCCGCTGCGCGAAGTGGCCAACATTGGCGATGAACTTGGCATTCCGCTGGTGGTTGACAATACTGCCGCCCCGGTGCTGTGCCGCCCGATTGAACATGGGGCTGCTATTGTCATGTATTCGACAACCAAATTTATTGCCGGTCATGGTACGTCGGTGGGGGGTATCGTTGTTGATTCCGGCCGTTTCGACTGGGAAAAACACGCAAAACGCTTCCCGCTTCTGAACCAGCCAGACCCCAGCTATCATGGGGCTGTCTGGACCGAAGCCGTTAAACCGATTGGCCCGGTGGCCTATGCCATTAAACTGCGCTGCACCCTGTTGCGGGACGTGGGCGCCGCGGCCTCGCCGCTAAGTTCCTTCCAAATCATTCAGGGTATGGAAACCCTACCCCTGCGGATGGAACGCCATTGCGAAAACGCCAACAAGGTTGCCGTATTCCTGAAAGACCACCCGAAGGTCGCCAAGGTTATTCATCCCAGCTTGCAGGAAGGAGAAACCCGCCGTCGCGCGGATGCCTATCTGAACGGCGGTTTTGGTTCGCTAATGGGGTTTGAGCTTAAGGAAGGTCGCACGGCGGGCGAGAAATTCATCAATAGCCTGAAGCTGTTTTATCATGTCGCCAATATTGGCGATACGCGTTCTCTTGCCATTCATCCGGCAACGACAACCCATTCCCAGCTTTCAGAATCGGAACTGGCCGCATCGGGTGTCAGTGAAAGCTATGTCCGCCTGTCGATCGGGATCGAACATATCGACGATATTCTGGCAGACCTTAAACAGGCACTTGATGCCAGTTAA
- a CDS encoding ABC transporter ATP-binding protein, with translation MLKIEGVHTFYGNIEALRGIDMEVNEGEIVTLIGANGAGKTTLLMTCCGSPQATKGRILFEGTDISRMPTHEICQLGIQQSPEGRRIFPRMSVYENLQMGACTQDPKHFDSDLEMVFDLFPRLKERISQRAGTMSGGEQQMLAIGRALMGRPRLLLLDEPSLGLAPLVVKQIFDTIKKINKENKVTVFLVEQNAFHALKLAHRGYVMVNGNITMSGGGAELLANPEVRAAYLEGGH, from the coding sequence ATGTTGAAAATTGAAGGTGTGCATACCTTCTACGGTAATATCGAAGCCCTCAGGGGCATTGATATGGAAGTCAATGAAGGCGAAATTGTTACGCTTATTGGTGCCAATGGCGCAGGTAAGACAACCCTTCTGATGACATGTTGCGGAAGCCCGCAGGCGACCAAGGGGCGTATTTTGTTTGAAGGCACCGACATCAGCCGGATGCCGACACACGAGATTTGCCAGCTTGGTATTCAGCAGTCGCCGGAAGGGCGCCGTATTTTTCCGCGTATGTCGGTTTATGAGAATCTGCAGATGGGCGCCTGCACCCAGGACCCAAAGCATTTCGATTCAGACCTGGAAATGGTGTTTGATCTATTCCCGCGCCTGAAGGAACGCATTAGCCAGCGTGCTGGTACAATGTCGGGTGGTGAACAGCAAATGCTGGCAATTGGCCGTGCCCTGATGGGGCGTCCACGACTGTTATTGCTTGATGAACCATCCCTTGGGTTGGCGCCTCTGGTGGTCAAGCAGATTTTCGACACCATTAAAAAGATCAACAAGGAAAACAAGGTGACTGTGTTCCTGGTTGAGCAAAACGCCTTCCATGCGTTGAAACTCGCTCATCGCGGCTACGTCATGGTTAATGGTAACATTACCATGTCGGGTGGCGGCGCTGAATTGCTGGCAAATCCTGAAGTGCGCGCTGCGTATCTTGAAGGTGGACACTAG
- a CDS encoding ABC transporter ATP-binding protein: MTDNKLLEVEHLTMRFGGLVAIDNLSFTARKREITAIIGPNGAGKTTVFNCLTGFYVPTEGRLTLNAKDGPRLLERAEGFRISRNNGVARTFQNIRLFTGMTVLENLIVAQHNRLMDASLFSLAGLFNLKRYASAEKEALERAKFWLNKTGLYEFADWNAGNLPYGNQRRLEIARAMCVEPSLLCLDEPAAGLNPRESAELNLLLQSIRDEQGIGLLLIEHDMSVVMQISDHVIVLDYGKKIADGNPDAVKNDPAVIRAYLGEEEDDELPPEVASDLHLDPKAQ, from the coding sequence ATGACCGACAACAAATTGCTTGAAGTCGAACATCTTACTATGCGTTTCGGCGGTTTGGTGGCGATTGATAATCTGTCCTTTACTGCCAGAAAGCGTGAAATTACCGCGATTATCGGTCCGAACGGTGCTGGTAAAACCACGGTTTTCAACTGTCTTACGGGCTTTTATGTACCGACCGAAGGCCGCCTGACATTGAATGCCAAGGACGGACCGCGCCTTTTGGAACGTGCCGAGGGCTTCAGAATTTCGCGTAACAATGGTGTTGCCCGTACGTTCCAGAATATTCGCCTGTTTACCGGGATGACTGTTTTGGAAAACCTTATTGTCGCCCAGCATAATCGCCTAATGGACGCATCCCTGTTTTCTCTGGCCGGGTTATTTAACCTGAAGCGGTATGCCAGTGCGGAAAAGGAGGCGTTGGAAAGGGCTAAGTTCTGGCTGAACAAAACAGGTTTGTATGAATTTGCAGACTGGAATGCCGGTAATCTTCCCTATGGTAATCAACGGCGTCTTGAAATTGCCCGTGCAATGTGTGTCGAGCCATCACTGCTTTGCCTTGACGAACCGGCAGCTGGCCTCAACCCGCGTGAATCTGCGGAATTGAACCTGCTATTGCAAAGCATCCGTGACGAGCAGGGGATTGGTTTGTTGCTGATTGAGCACGACATGAGCGTGGTCATGCAGATTTCAGATCATGTCATTGTGCTTGATTACGGCAAAAAAATTGCAGACGGAAACCCCGACGCCGTGAAGAACGACCCGGCGGTGATCCGTGCGTATCTTGGTGAAGAAGAAGATGACGAACTTCCCCCGGAAGTTGCCAGCGATCTTCACCTTGATCCGAAGGCGCAGTGA
- a CDS encoding branched-chain amino acid ABC transporter permease LivH (LivHMGF is the membrane component of the LIV-I/LS branched-chain amino acid transporter), protein MDWAYFLQQLINGLTLGAIYGLIAIGYTMVYGIIGMINFAHGEIYMLGAFHSLITFLICQAAGISGILPLTLLLMLVVSMVMTSVYGWGVERIAYRPLRGSFRLAALISAIGMSIFLQNFVQIAQGARVKAMQPFIKGGITLMESPNFNVQLSYMQIIIIVLTFVLMVVFSTLIAKTSLGRAQRACEQDRTMAGLLGINVDRTISTTFVMGAALASVAGMMVTLYYGVIDFYIGFLAGVKAFTAAVLGGIGSLPGAMLGGLLIGLIESFWSGYLTIEYKDVATFGILVLVLIFRPWGLLGKPEVEKV, encoded by the coding sequence ATGGATTGGGCTTATTTTTTACAACAATTGATCAATGGTCTGACGCTTGGCGCCATTTATGGCCTCATCGCGATCGGTTACACGATGGTCTATGGCATCATCGGTATGATCAACTTTGCGCACGGCGAAATCTACATGCTGGGCGCTTTTCATTCCCTGATTACGTTCCTGATCTGTCAGGCGGCAGGAATTAGCGGCATTCTGCCGTTAACACTTCTTTTGATGCTGGTCGTATCAATGGTAATGACCTCGGTTTATGGCTGGGGCGTTGAACGCATTGCATATCGGCCATTGCGTGGATCATTCCGATTGGCAGCCCTTATTTCTGCCATTGGGATGTCGATCTTCCTTCAGAACTTTGTCCAGATTGCGCAGGGTGCGCGTGTCAAGGCAATGCAGCCCTTTATCAAGGGCGGGATCACACTGATGGAAAGCCCGAACTTTAATGTTCAGCTGAGTTACATGCAGATCATTATCATCGTGCTGACCTTTGTTCTGATGGTTGTCTTTTCGACCCTGATTGCCAAAACATCGCTTGGACGTGCGCAGCGTGCCTGCGAACAGGATCGTACGATGGCTGGGCTGCTTGGCATCAATGTGGACCGTACCATTTCAACCACCTTTGTCATGGGCGCGGCCCTGGCGTCGGTCGCCGGGATGATGGTGACGTTGTATTATGGTGTGATCGATTTCTATATTGGCTTCCTTGCTGGTGTGAAAGCGTTCACTGCTGCCGTTCTTGGCGGTATCGGATCGCTTCCGGGCGCAATGCTCGGCGGGTTGCTAATTGGCCTGATCGAATCTTTCTGGTCGGGTTATCTCACCATTGAATACAAGGATGTCGCAACGTTTGGCATTCTGGTTCTGGTGTTGATCTTCCGTCCCTGGGGTCTTCTGGGCAAGCCGGAGGTGGAGAAAGTCTGA
- a CDS encoding enoyl-CoA hydratase/isomerase family protein, which translates to MNDVGVEFVINGAVGEIHLNRPKALNALTLPMVDAIHHQMRLWEHDDAIAVLTIEGTGEKAFCAGGDIRGLYDARMQNKPELLDAFYRREYQLNHYMSVYPKPCIALLDGITMGGGVGVSVHGRYRVVTEKTMFAMPETGIGFFPDVGGGYFLPRCPGETGIYLGLTGARLAAADCLYTGIATHGALSADIPEIKNALATADFHADGTGYEIVCQRVDKILANYSHEHGKADLENVRAEIDAVFSAETLIDVFRNLEGNGSEFSVKVLKMLISKSPMALAVTFKQIREGAKLDLAEDLKMEFRLSQRMVEKPDLFEGVRAVIVDKDHAPRWAQGDVGQVDPRDVDAFFAPLPVTKELAI; encoded by the coding sequence ATGAACGATGTTGGTGTCGAATTTGTCATCAATGGCGCGGTGGGTGAAATTCACTTGAATCGGCCCAAAGCCCTGAATGCGCTGACCCTGCCGATGGTGGATGCCATTCACCATCAAATGCGCCTATGGGAACACGACGATGCCATTGCGGTGCTGACCATAGAAGGGACAGGGGAAAAGGCATTTTGTGCGGGCGGGGATATTCGCGGGCTTTATGATGCCCGTATGCAGAACAAGCCGGAATTGCTGGATGCCTTTTACCGCCGCGAATACCAGCTAAATCACTATATGTCGGTGTATCCCAAGCCCTGTATTGCCTTGCTGGATGGCATCACAATGGGTGGTGGTGTTGGGGTATCGGTTCATGGTCGCTATCGGGTTGTGACAGAAAAAACCATGTTTGCCATGCCAGAAACCGGAATTGGTTTTTTCCCCGATGTGGGCGGGGGATATTTCCTGCCGCGCTGCCCGGGTGAAACCGGCATATATCTTGGCCTGACTGGTGCGCGTTTGGCAGCGGCGGATTGCCTTTATACGGGCATAGCAACGCATGGGGCGCTAAGTGCGGATATTCCGGAAATCAAGAATGCGCTGGCAACGGCTGATTTTCATGCCGATGGCACTGGTTATGAAATTGTGTGTCAGCGGGTAGACAAGATACTGGCAAACTATTCCCATGAGCATGGCAAGGCTGATCTGGAAAATGTTCGGGCGGAGATTGATGCTGTCTTTTCTGCTGAAACCCTGATCGATGTTTTTCGTAACCTTGAAGGAAATGGATCAGAATTTTCAGTTAAAGTGCTGAAAATGCTAATATCTAAGTCACCTATGGCCTTGGCGGTTACTTTTAAACAGATACGTGAAGGGGCAAAGCTTGATCTGGCGGAAGACCTGAAAATGGAATTTCGCTTAAGCCAGCGTATGGTTGAAAAACCTGATCTGTTTGAAGGAGTCCGTGCTGTTATCGTTGACAAGGATCATGCCCCGCGTTGGGCGCAGGGAGATGTCGGCCAGGTTGATCCGCGTGATGTGGATGCGTTTTTCGCACCTTTGCCCGTGACAAAAGAACTGGCGATATAA
- the livM gene encoding high-affinity branched-chain amino acid ABC transporter permease LivM has protein sequence MSSLLTSSRITPADIAKELAFFAVIAFMMSIMILGVETVDRPTGLELALRWDLVILAIASTLVGRLGLIVRRERMSRLLQSALIVISAVMVFEMFVRFRDMDDRWAAPVTFDMAFQSVTSVIVFLSMIAVVFAIAYFSASTKRVVTEEEKAQSLSARLQVAYRTNTKKIGFVGILFFFIFPLLFGENRSAIDLATLVMIYIMLGWGLNIVVGLAGLLDLGYVAFYAVGAYSYALLSQHFGLSFWLCLPMAGLFSASFGIILGFPVLRLRGDYLAIVTLGFGEIIRVVLINWYDLTGGPDGIASIERPSFFGLAEFSRRVPEGVTAFSDLFGIDYSSMHRLIFLYYLILILALVTNFVTMRLRKLPIGRAWEALREDEIACRSLGINPTNTKLSAFAIGAMFGGFAGAFFATRQGFISPESFTFLESAVILAIVVMGGMGSQIGVVLAAIVMIGFPEMFRELAEYRMLIFGAGMVAIMLWRPRGLLSFRDPTILLNMSKKEKVAGEKS, from the coding sequence ATGTCGTCTTTGCTTACATCTTCGCGTATTACGCCAGCTGATATCGCCAAGGAACTCGCGTTCTTTGCTGTTATTGCTTTCATGATGTCGATCATGATCCTCGGGGTGGAAACGGTTGATCGTCCGACAGGGCTTGAACTGGCTCTTCGCTGGGATCTGGTTATTCTTGCCATCGCGTCAACGCTTGTCGGGCGTCTCGGGTTGATCGTCCGTCGGGAACGCATGTCCCGTCTTTTACAGTCGGCTTTGATTGTGATTTCGGCGGTGATGGTGTTTGAAATGTTCGTCCGGTTTCGCGACATGGATGATCGTTGGGCTGCACCCGTTACTTTTGATATGGCATTTCAAAGTGTAACCAGTGTAATTGTCTTTCTGTCGATGATTGCTGTGGTCTTTGCCATTGCTTATTTTTCGGCTTCGACCAAACGGGTCGTGACCGAGGAAGAAAAAGCCCAAAGCCTGTCTGCACGTTTGCAGGTGGCTTATCGGACAAATACCAAGAAGATCGGTTTTGTCGGTATTCTTTTCTTCTTCATCTTCCCGCTGCTTTTTGGGGAAAACCGTTCCGCCATTGACCTTGCAACCCTGGTGATGATTTACATCATGCTTGGGTGGGGCCTGAATATTGTGGTGGGGCTGGCGGGTCTTCTGGACCTTGGTTATGTGGCCTTCTACGCCGTTGGTGCCTATTCTTATGCCCTGTTGTCCCAACATTTTGGTCTGAGCTTCTGGCTGTGCCTGCCAATGGCGGGTCTTTTCTCGGCCAGCTTTGGCATTATCCTGGGTTTTCCGGTTCTGCGCTTGCGGGGGGACTATCTTGCCATCGTGACGCTGGGCTTTGGTGAAATTATCCGTGTTGTCCTGATCAACTGGTATGATCTTACCGGTGGTCCGGATGGCATTGCCTCGATCGAACGCCCCTCCTTCTTTGGTCTGGCAGAATTCTCGCGCCGGGTGCCTGAAGGTGTGACGGCTTTTTCCGACTTGTTCGGCATAGACTATTCGTCGATGCACCGTCTGATCTTCCTGTATTACCTAATCCTGATTTTGGCTTTGGTGACGAACTTTGTCACTATGCGTCTACGCAAATTGCCAATCGGCCGGGCCTGGGAAGCATTACGCGAGGATGAAATCGCCTGTCGTTCGCTCGGCATTAATCCGACCAACACCAAGCTTTCGGCTTTTGCTATTGGTGCCATGTTTGGCGGCTTTGCCGGAGCATTTTTTGCAACCCGTCAAGGCTTTATCAGCCCGGAAAGCTTTACCTTCCTTGAATCTGCCGTGATCCTGGCCATCGTTGTGATGGGTGGTATGGGCAGCCAGATCGGGGTGGTACTTGCCGCCATCGTCATGATCGGTTTCCCAGAAATGTTCCGTGAATTGGCCGAATATCGCATGTTGATTTTCGGGGCAGGGATGGTTGCCATCATGTTGTGGCGTCCGCGCGGTCTTCTGTCTTTCCGTGACCCGACGATCCTGCTGAATATGAGCAAGAAAGAAAAAGTTGCCGGAGAAAAATCATGA
- a CDS encoding DUF6867 family protein, translated as MEAITGTSLGVTIGITIILMGFCAVMTGQAVANTWRPVGHLVPYSILLGFTSRFLGYALFGGELLSLSGFIFDTIILFAIAMTSFRIVRVNKMLSQYPWLYERVGPFAYRSREGVE; from the coding sequence ATGGAAGCAATTACAGGTACCAGCCTTGGTGTCACAATCGGGATTACGATTATCCTGATGGGGTTTTGCGCAGTGATGACCGGGCAGGCCGTGGCCAATACCTGGCGTCCGGTAGGCCATCTTGTGCCGTATTCAATCCTGCTGGGGTTCACATCCCGTTTCCTCGGATATGCCCTGTTTGGCGGTGAATTGCTGTCACTATCAGGGTTTATCTTTGACACGATCATCCTGTTTGCCATTGCGATGACTTCTTTTCGGATTGTGCGGGTAAACAAGATGCTGTCTCAGTATCCTTGGTTGTATGAGCGTGTTGGCCCATTTGCCTATCGCTCTCGTGAAGGGGTTGAATGA
- the mmsB gene encoding 3-hydroxyisobutyrate dehydrogenase — MAKIGFVGLGNMGGPMAANLVRAGHEVKVFDLSTEAVKAAVDIGATASASLADVAGNVDAIVTVLPAGKHVLGVYDGAEGLLANAAPGTLMIDSSTIEVDAARKAAELAKQKGMRAVDAPISGGVGGATAGTLTFMVGGEAEAFATAEPILQAMGSNIIHAGDSGAGQAAKICNNMILGVSMIAVSEAFMLAKRLGVDAQKLFDISSKASGQCWSLTSYCPVPGPVPTSPANRDYQAGFAVDMMLKDLKLAQQASASANATTPMGALAESLYAMYSAGGNGGRDFSAIVKMLDGE; from the coding sequence ATGGCAAAGATTGGTTTTGTCGGTTTGGGCAATATGGGCGGTCCGATGGCTGCCAACCTTGTTCGTGCCGGCCATGAAGTTAAGGTTTTTGATCTCTCGACCGAGGCGGTGAAGGCGGCGGTGGATATTGGTGCAACTGCAAGCGCATCACTGGCAGATGTTGCGGGAAACGTTGATGCCATCGTCACAGTCCTTCCGGCAGGCAAGCATGTGCTGGGTGTTTATGACGGTGCGGAAGGGCTGCTTGCCAATGCAGCACCCGGTACGCTGATGATTGACAGCTCCACCATCGAGGTGGATGCCGCGCGTAAGGCCGCAGAACTTGCCAAACAAAAAGGGATGCGTGCTGTTGATGCTCCCATATCTGGCGGTGTTGGGGGGGCAACTGCCGGTACCCTTACCTTTATGGTGGGCGGCGAGGCAGAGGCATTTGCCACGGCAGAGCCCATCTTGCAGGCGATGGGCAGTAATATCATTCATGCGGGTGACAGCGGGGCTGGGCAGGCGGCCAAAATTTGCAACAATATGATCCTCGGTGTCAGCATGATTGCTGTGTCCGAGGCATTTATGCTGGCAAAACGGCTTGGTGTTGATGCGCAGAAATTGTTTGATATTTCTTCCAAGGCGTCAGGTCAGTGCTGGTCGCTGACCAGTTATTGCCCGGTTCCAGGGCCCGTGCCGACGTCACCGGCCAATCGGGATTATCAGGCAGGCTTTGCCGTTGATATGATGCTTAAGGACCTTAAACTGGCACAGCAGGCATCGGCATCGGCAAATGCGACGACCCCGATGGGGGCACTCGCCGAAAGCCTGTATGCAATGTACAGTGCTGGCGGAAACGGTGGCCGGGATTTTTCGGCAATTGTCAAAATGCTGGATGGCGAATAA
- a CDS encoding acyl-CoA dehydrogenase family protein — protein MEFALSEDQQAFQQAARDFAAGEMAPRAAQWDAEHIFPEETLRAAAEMGFAAIYTRDDVGGAGLGRLDAAIIFEELATACPSTAAYLSIHNMACWMIDRFGNEQQRQAFLPKLTSMAHFASYCLTEPGAGSDAGSLRTRAVRDGDQYVLNGEKAFISGGSRSDIYIVMARTGDDSPSGISAFIVPKDAPGLSFGKLEEKMGWHSQPTSAVIFSDCKIPAENLLGAEGDGFKFAMKGLDGGRLNIAACSIGGARAAMEHAREHMRVRKQFGKPLETFQALQFKYADMVTELEAARLLLHKAACKLDAQAHDATQFCAMAKRYATDSAFAVCNDALQLHGGYGYIREYPVERLLRDLRVHQILEGTNEIMRVIIARAALRD, from the coding sequence ATGGAATTCGCCCTTTCAGAAGACCAACAGGCATTTCAACAGGCTGCCCGCGATTTTGCGGCGGGCGAGATGGCCCCGCGTGCTGCACAATGGGATGCCGAACATATTTTTCCCGAAGAGACCCTGCGCGCAGCCGCCGAAATGGGCTTTGCCGCGATATATACCCGCGATGATGTGGGTGGTGCCGGGCTAGGGCGCCTTGATGCCGCAATCATATTCGAGGAACTGGCAACAGCATGCCCGTCTACGGCGGCGTATCTCTCAATCCATAATATGGCGTGCTGGATGATAGACAGATTCGGTAATGAACAGCAGCGCCAGGCCTTCCTGCCCAAGCTAACCAGTATGGCACATTTTGCCAGTTATTGTTTGACGGAACCAGGTGCTGGTTCGGATGCGGGTTCACTTCGGACGCGGGCAGTGCGGGATGGAGATCAGTATGTTTTGAATGGGGAAAAGGCCTTTATCTCTGGCGGGTCGCGCAGTGACATTTATATTGTTATGGCGCGTACGGGAGATGACAGCCCCTCCGGGATTTCAGCATTCATTGTTCCCAAGGATGCGCCAGGGCTGTCATTTGGCAAATTGGAAGAAAAGATGGGTTGGCATAGTCAACCAACCTCGGCGGTTATTTTCAGTGACTGCAAAATACCGGCGGAAAACCTTTTGGGCGCCGAGGGCGATGGGTTCAAATTCGCCATGAAGGGCCTTGATGGAGGAAGATTGAATATAGCCGCCTGTTCGATTGGTGGGGCCCGTGCCGCAATGGAACATGCGCGCGAACACATGCGGGTTCGCAAGCAATTTGGCAAACCGCTGGAAACGTTCCAGGCCCTGCAATTCAAATATGCCGATATGGTAACAGAACTGGAGGCCGCTCGTTTGTTGCTACACAAGGCTGCCTGCAAGCTTGACGCGCAGGCCCATGATGCCACACAGTTCTGCGCGATGGCCAAGCGCTATGCGACTGACAGTGCATTTGCAGTTTGTAATGATGCCCTGCAGCTGCATGGTGGCTATGGTTATATTCGCGAATATCCCGTCGAAAGGCTGCTGCGTGATCTGCGTGTGCACCAAATCCTTGAAGGCACAAATGAAATAATGCGGGTTATCATCGCGCGTGCGGCTTTGCGTGATTGA